A region from the Drosophila takahashii strain IR98-3 E-12201 chromosome 2L, DtakHiC1v2, whole genome shotgun sequence genome encodes:
- the LOC108063145 gene encoding putative leucine-rich repeat-containing protein DDB_G0290503 isoform X1 — protein sequence MFRFYKLYSLYMNNMTSGLTRPREWCLCEKLPRAVLHIPVNRHLLCEVCGLARRPQAGLASSSDEDADVQRNLPEQRHAEEPKKGQVSRVKVAIRAKKPKDKRCCRTSCVKCGGLARAEAGQEGTGTGGPEEVKSKVYAGRHGLYSKPRGMPRRQQEPTAPPPSSPSPPSSPRAAPPPPTPPPPPPLSGSPPSLVAMAHDVFSRTNHLSQNYSHLFVSNFIPLQSPITDTFGGAISKRNPPPRSHRSRPLPPLSKILTNNQKELDNREKGGGLGRTKSRDSLDIANELASQFCPFERYEGPSEDALVENSARQLLHRPKSLFIEPRQDLPNNRIESLSRSNEGNENLSGIFFMTKSVRENLIKTINQIGFDCSTSSNKSSSTNLNYHSPIHQQTVQETLAEKYERLQAERSSIMTSIMDQLFSLQAESSEEDKVEKTPEMDELDLTINNLSPEDPETGSLLSDVSTEQTVISSNKTKPYQDYTKLFSKTLSNSSWEREFIKVEDSSPNTTEKESQSISLKCGRCGNVKQNSEQDLKKNIGASRIPRKLDQVNINKRKVAEVKVAKGGFTKQKNREKIPNDNSMKKLRICHASQPCKIHQCVTNLHNIFQSEKNIMEGKTGPVINVRPRNNTSKKQEEYLKKKDIRPKDANLIRTRIPVNSFGVCRYKEPSTNWGVVKTFEIISHMCREIPKLQVATFARDLMNTGKVIFSYIKESLVTDQPTMSLYEFRLPDINPNELQSYRNQGKNTDNDSRSKTPITHLATPRISSPSVRQRKKHRKPCIPVWPAHPMKYRSRKIHYEELELSFKTQNTEGLNNNLLHQNNKVIRKEKICTSIYEAQNFSQEDFLFDTSPEKDTKSKPIKLIIANLNDNKSSQSDVFESQSEHVKWDTKDNDLDSSRKEQNEKRESEFETKTRKNNSLDFNIMPKEQKDIPQDRSNQEKPLKSYSSSKLSYDIRRQIDKSMQLKLKKMMSKPIKLLNSAEAGSVVKFLEPFTNRLGVSEENNQNASQISLKQNSEMERNRIHKDSEEYGVLSHASETLKEFRNAKNSVVSEDSIDFIPSTSNYILSTPRLGETFPKRQNPHSEKKDLSQKPLRLITNMSSSSDYESKCLHMGCRSENDSDAASEPIMTYRTTEYEGLPPLNWQVISMGSARLKESIEDLSESEEEYVCPVYKCGNLLKSKTFASHFEQFHRHKTATNALPQEYCHRIVEGLPKQFFFDGDLLTKGNSFVSLLLYSSLKKESPLRSFPLREYPLALLAAPQKVNNKHPTGIFFWLVGYPLGAKLVAKLTVYDPLEQVGRSRIIKPRDLSREQDPRRFHSNCRDHLLITVPYKKQRRFQISVVIDEKSE from the exons ATGTTTCGCTTCTACAAGCTGTACTCGTTGTACATGAACAACATGACCAGCGGGCTGACGAGGCCGCGGGAGTGGTGCCTGTGCGAGAAGCTGCCCCGGGCGGTGCTCCACATTCCGGTGAATCGTCATCTGCTCTGCGAGGTGTGCGGATTGGCCAGACGTCCCCAGGCGGGACTCGCTTCCTCCAGCGACGAGGATGCAGATGTCCAGAGGAATCTCCCGGAGCAACGTCACGCGGAGGAGCCCAAAAAGGGACAGGTTTCCCGGGTGAAGGTGGCCATAAGGGCCAAGAAACCCAAGGACAAGCGGTGTTGCCGCACGAGCTGTGTTAAATGTGGTGGCCTAGCCAGAGCTGAAGCTGGTCAAGAAGGTACTGGTACTGGTGGACCCGAAGAGGTGAAGAGCAAGGTGTATGCAGGCCGTCACGGCTTGTACTCGAAACCAAGGGGGATGCCCCGTCGTCAGCAGGAGCCCACGGCCCCGCCCCCTTCGTCGCCTTCGCCACCATCATCGCCAAGGGCAGCACCTCCTCCACCAACAccaccacctccacctccaTTATCGGGGTCACCACCTAGCCTAGTGGCCATGGCCCATGACGTTTTCAGCCGGACAAACCACCTGAGCCAGAACTATAGCCACCTATTTGTCAGCAACTTTATTCCCCTGCAGAGTCCCATTACAGATACCTTTGGAGGAGCCATTTCCAAGAGGAATCCTCCGCCACGCAGCCACAGGAGTCGTCCGTTGCCACCGCTCTCCAAGATTCTGACCAACAACCAAAAGGAGCTAGACAACAGGGAGAAGGGCGGTGGTTTGGGGCGAACCAAGTCCAGGGATTCACTGGATATCGCCAACGAGCTGGCCAGTCAGTTCTGCCCCTTTGAGCGGTACGAAGGTCCTTCGGAGGACGCTCTCGTCGAGAACAGTGCTCGCCAGCTACTCCATCGACCCAAGTCACTGTTCATTGAACCACGCCAGGATTTGCCCAACAATCGCATCGAGTCCTTGAGTCGTTCGAATGagggaaatgaaaatctatCTGGGATCTTCTTCATGACGAAATCAGTACGCGAAAATTTAATCAAGACAATCAATCAAATCGGATTCGATTGCAGTACTTCGAGTAACAAGAGTTCCTCCACCAACTTAAATTACCATTCGCCAATTCACCAGCAAACCGTCCAAGAAACTCTGGCGGAAAAATACGAACGTCTACAGGCTGAAAGATCCTCCATCATGACTTCTATTATGGATCAACTTTTCAGTTTACAAGCCGAAAGCTCCGAGGAGGACAAAGTAGAAAAGACTCCCGAAATGGATGAACTTGACCTGACTATAAACAACCTGTCGCCTGAGGATCCCGAAACAGGTTCTTTGCTAAGTGATGTATCAACTGAACAGACTGTAATTTcctcaaataaaacaaagccCTATCAAGATTACACCAAACTCTTCTCAAAAACACTGAGCAATTCTAGCTGGGAACGGGAATTCATTAAAGTAGAGGACTCTTCACCAAACACAACAGAAAAGGAATCCCAATCAATATCTTTAAAGTGTGGTCGCTGCGGAAACGTTAAGCAAAACTCAGAGCaggatcttaaaaaaaatataggggCTAGTAGAATTCCCAGAAAGTTGGATCAAGTCAACATAAATAAAAGGAAAGTGGCAGAGGTGAAAGTGGCGAAAGGAGGTTTTACAAAGCAAAAGAATCGAGAAAAAATCCCAAATGATAACAGCATGAAAAAGCTAAGAATATGTCACGCATCACAGCCTTGTAAAATACATCAATGTGTTACAAATTTacacaacatttttcaaagtgaaaaGAATATAATGGAAGGGAAGACAGGTCCCGTAATAAATGTGCGACCACGAAATAACACTTCCAAAAAACAAGAGGAATACTTAAAAAAGAAGGATATTAGACCCAAGGATGCGAATTTGATCAGGACGAGAATACCGGTAAATAGTTTTGGAGTGTGTAGATACAAAGAACCTTCCACCAATTGGGGTGTGGTGAAAACCTTTGAGATAATATCCCATATGTGCCGAGAGATCCCCAAGCTTCAGGTTGCTACCTTTGCAAGAGACTTAATGAATACCGGTAAAGTTATTTTCAGCTATATCAAGGAAAGTTTGGTTACTGATCAACCCACCATGTCTCTCTATGAATTTCGCCTGCCTGACATAAATCCCAACGAACTGCAATCTTATCGAAATCAGGGTAAAAATACAGATAATGATAGTAGGAGCAAAACACCAATAACCCATTTAGCAACTCCCAGGATATCAAGTCCATCTGTAAGGCAAcgtaaaaaacacagaaaacctTGTATACCCGTTTGGCCAGCCCATCCAATGAAATACCGAAGTCGAAAGATTCATTATGAAGAACTTGAATTATCGTTTAAAACGCAAAATACTGAAGGTCTTAATAACAATTTGCTACATCAAAATAACAAAGTAATTCGAAAGGAGAAAATATGTACCAGTATTTATGAAGCTCAGAACTTTTCACAGGAAGATTTTTTGTTTGACACAAGTCCGGAGAAAGACACCAAGTCGAAgccaattaaattaataattgccAATTTGAATGATAACAAATCTTCCCAGTCAGATGTTTTCGAATCTCAATCCGAACACGTGAAATGGGATACTAAAGATAATGATTTAGACAGTTCAAGAAAGGAACAAAATGAGAAGAGGGAATCTGAATTCGAGACTAAAACCAGGAAGAACAATTCcttagattttaatattatgccAAAAGAACAGAAAGATATACCACAAGATCGTTCAAATCAGGAAAAGCCCTTAAAATCATATAGTTCTTCGAAATTGAGCTATGATATTAGGAGACAAATAGACAAATCGATGCAACTGAAGCTCAAAAAAATGATGAGTAAACCAATTAAACTGCTTAATTCGGCGGAAGCTGGGTCAGTTGTAAAATTTCTGGAACCTTTTACAAACAGATTGGGAGTTTCCGAAGAAAATAATCAAAACGCTTCACaaataagtttaaaacaaaattcggAAATGGAAAGAAATCGTATTCATAAAGATTCAGAAGAGTATGGAGTTTTGAGCCACGCTTCAGAAACTTTGAAAGAGTTTCGTAATGCCAAAAATTCGGTTGTTAGTGAAGATAGCATTGACTTTATACCAAGTACttcaaattacattttaagtaCTCCAAGGCTAGGAGAGACCTTTCCAAAAAGACAAAATCCTCATTCCGAAAAGAAAGATCTATCCCAAAAGCCCCTTCGCCTTATAACCAACATGTCCTCATCAAGTGACTACGAGTCAAAATGCCTTCATATGGGGTGTAGGTCTGAAAATGACTCTGATGCTGCATCGGAACCAATTATGACTTATAGAACTACTGAATATGAAGGACTGCCTCCTCTAAACTGGCAAGTAATCTCCATGGGATCAGCTAGACTAAAAGAATCCATTGAGGATTTATCAGAATCAGAAGAAGAATATGTCTGTCCTGTTTACAAGTGCGGAAATCtattaaaatcgaaaacatTTGCTTCCCATTTCGAGCAATTTCATCGCCATAAAACTGCAACAAATGCATTACCTCAAGAGTATTGCCATCGAATAGTGGAGGGATTACCAAAGCAGTTCTTCTTTGATGGCGATCTTCTCACCAAAGGAAACTCTTTTGTGTCTCTTCTTTTGTACAGCAGTTTAAAGAAGGAGTC TCCTCTTAGATCATTTCCACTTCGAGAATATCCACTGGCCTTGTTAGCTGCTCCAcaaaaggtaaataataaGCATCCTACTGGCATTTTCTTCTGGCTAGTGGGTTATCCCCTGGGCGCAAAGCTTGTCGCCAAGCTCACAGTCTACGATCCTTTAGAACAAGTTGGAAGAAGTAGGATTATAAAGCCACGAGATTTATCCCGGGAACAAGACCCTCGAAGGTTCCATTCCAATTGTAGGGATCATCTGCTTATTACAGTTCCgtataaaaagcaaagaaggTTTCAAATAAGTGTGGTGATTGATGAAAAGTCCGAGTAA
- the LOC108063145 gene encoding putative leucine-rich repeat-containing protein DDB_G0290503 isoform X2 → MFRFYKLYSLYMNNMTSGLTRPREWCLCEKLPRAVLHIPVNRHLLCEVCGLARRPQAGLASSSDEDADVQRNLPEQRHAEEPKKGQVSRVKVAIRAKKPKDKRCCRTSCVKCGGLARAEAGQEGTGTGGPEEVKSKVYAGRHGLYSKPRGMPRRQQEPTAPPPSSPSPPSSPRAAPPPPTPPPPPPLSGSPPSLVAMAHDVFSRTNHLSQNYSHLFVSNFIPLQSPITDTFGGAISKRNPPPRSHRSRPLPPLSKILTNNQKELDNREKGGGLGRTKSRDSLDIANELASQFCPFERYEGPSEDALVENSARQLLHRPKSLFIEPRQDLPNNRIESLSRSNEGNENLSGIFFMTKSVRENLIKTINQIGFDCSTSSNKSSSTNLNYHSPIHQQTVQETLAEKYERLQAERSSIMTSIMDQLFSLQAESSEEDKVEKTPEMDELDLTINNLSPEDPETGSLLSDVSTEQTVISSNKTKPYQDYTKLFSKTLSNSSWEREFIKVEDSSPNTTEKESQSISLKCGRCGNVKQNSEQDLKKNIGASRIPRKLDQVNINKRKVAEVKVAKGGFTKQKNREKIPNDNSMKKLRICHASQPCKIHQCVTNLHNIFQSEKNIMEGKTGPVINVRPRNNTSKKQEEYLKKKDIRPKDANLIRTRIPVNSFGVCRYKEPSTNWGVVKTFEIISHMCREIPKLQVATFARDLMNTGKVIFSYIKESLVTDQPTMSLYEFRLPDINPNELQSYRNQGKNTDNDSRSKTPITHLATPRISSPSVRQRKKHRKPCIPVWPAHPMKYRSRKIHYEELELSFKTQNTEGLNNNLLHQNNKVIRKEKICTSIYEAQNFSQEDFLFDTSPEKDTKSKPIKLIIANLNDNKSSQSDVFESQSEHVKWDTKDNDLDSSRKEQNEKRESEFETKTRKNNSLDFNIMPKEQKDIPQDRSNQEKPLKSYSSSKLSYDIRRQIDKSMQLKLKKMMSKPIKLLNSAEAGSVVKFLEPFTNRLGVSEENNQNASQISLKQNSEMERNRIHKDSEEYGVLSHASETLKEFRNAKNSVVSEDSIDFIPSTSNYILSTPRLGETFPKRQNPHSEKKDLSQKPLRLITNMSSSSDYESKCLHMGCRSENDSDAASEPIMTYRTTEYEGLPPLNWQVISMGSARLKESIEDLSESEEEYVCPVYKCGNLLKSKTFASHFEQFHRHKTATNALPQEYCHRIVEGLPKQFFFDGDLLTKGNSFVSLLLYSSLKKESSFPLREYPLALLAAPQKVNNKHPTGIFFWLVGYPLGAKLVAKLTVYDPLEQVGRSRIIKPRDLSREQDPRRFHSNCRDHLLITVPYKKQRRFQISVVIDEKSE, encoded by the exons ATGTTTCGCTTCTACAAGCTGTACTCGTTGTACATGAACAACATGACCAGCGGGCTGACGAGGCCGCGGGAGTGGTGCCTGTGCGAGAAGCTGCCCCGGGCGGTGCTCCACATTCCGGTGAATCGTCATCTGCTCTGCGAGGTGTGCGGATTGGCCAGACGTCCCCAGGCGGGACTCGCTTCCTCCAGCGACGAGGATGCAGATGTCCAGAGGAATCTCCCGGAGCAACGTCACGCGGAGGAGCCCAAAAAGGGACAGGTTTCCCGGGTGAAGGTGGCCATAAGGGCCAAGAAACCCAAGGACAAGCGGTGTTGCCGCACGAGCTGTGTTAAATGTGGTGGCCTAGCCAGAGCTGAAGCTGGTCAAGAAGGTACTGGTACTGGTGGACCCGAAGAGGTGAAGAGCAAGGTGTATGCAGGCCGTCACGGCTTGTACTCGAAACCAAGGGGGATGCCCCGTCGTCAGCAGGAGCCCACGGCCCCGCCCCCTTCGTCGCCTTCGCCACCATCATCGCCAAGGGCAGCACCTCCTCCACCAACAccaccacctccacctccaTTATCGGGGTCACCACCTAGCCTAGTGGCCATGGCCCATGACGTTTTCAGCCGGACAAACCACCTGAGCCAGAACTATAGCCACCTATTTGTCAGCAACTTTATTCCCCTGCAGAGTCCCATTACAGATACCTTTGGAGGAGCCATTTCCAAGAGGAATCCTCCGCCACGCAGCCACAGGAGTCGTCCGTTGCCACCGCTCTCCAAGATTCTGACCAACAACCAAAAGGAGCTAGACAACAGGGAGAAGGGCGGTGGTTTGGGGCGAACCAAGTCCAGGGATTCACTGGATATCGCCAACGAGCTGGCCAGTCAGTTCTGCCCCTTTGAGCGGTACGAAGGTCCTTCGGAGGACGCTCTCGTCGAGAACAGTGCTCGCCAGCTACTCCATCGACCCAAGTCACTGTTCATTGAACCACGCCAGGATTTGCCCAACAATCGCATCGAGTCCTTGAGTCGTTCGAATGagggaaatgaaaatctatCTGGGATCTTCTTCATGACGAAATCAGTACGCGAAAATTTAATCAAGACAATCAATCAAATCGGATTCGATTGCAGTACTTCGAGTAACAAGAGTTCCTCCACCAACTTAAATTACCATTCGCCAATTCACCAGCAAACCGTCCAAGAAACTCTGGCGGAAAAATACGAACGTCTACAGGCTGAAAGATCCTCCATCATGACTTCTATTATGGATCAACTTTTCAGTTTACAAGCCGAAAGCTCCGAGGAGGACAAAGTAGAAAAGACTCCCGAAATGGATGAACTTGACCTGACTATAAACAACCTGTCGCCTGAGGATCCCGAAACAGGTTCTTTGCTAAGTGATGTATCAACTGAACAGACTGTAATTTcctcaaataaaacaaagccCTATCAAGATTACACCAAACTCTTCTCAAAAACACTGAGCAATTCTAGCTGGGAACGGGAATTCATTAAAGTAGAGGACTCTTCACCAAACACAACAGAAAAGGAATCCCAATCAATATCTTTAAAGTGTGGTCGCTGCGGAAACGTTAAGCAAAACTCAGAGCaggatcttaaaaaaaatataggggCTAGTAGAATTCCCAGAAAGTTGGATCAAGTCAACATAAATAAAAGGAAAGTGGCAGAGGTGAAAGTGGCGAAAGGAGGTTTTACAAAGCAAAAGAATCGAGAAAAAATCCCAAATGATAACAGCATGAAAAAGCTAAGAATATGTCACGCATCACAGCCTTGTAAAATACATCAATGTGTTACAAATTTacacaacatttttcaaagtgaaaaGAATATAATGGAAGGGAAGACAGGTCCCGTAATAAATGTGCGACCACGAAATAACACTTCCAAAAAACAAGAGGAATACTTAAAAAAGAAGGATATTAGACCCAAGGATGCGAATTTGATCAGGACGAGAATACCGGTAAATAGTTTTGGAGTGTGTAGATACAAAGAACCTTCCACCAATTGGGGTGTGGTGAAAACCTTTGAGATAATATCCCATATGTGCCGAGAGATCCCCAAGCTTCAGGTTGCTACCTTTGCAAGAGACTTAATGAATACCGGTAAAGTTATTTTCAGCTATATCAAGGAAAGTTTGGTTACTGATCAACCCACCATGTCTCTCTATGAATTTCGCCTGCCTGACATAAATCCCAACGAACTGCAATCTTATCGAAATCAGGGTAAAAATACAGATAATGATAGTAGGAGCAAAACACCAATAACCCATTTAGCAACTCCCAGGATATCAAGTCCATCTGTAAGGCAAcgtaaaaaacacagaaaacctTGTATACCCGTTTGGCCAGCCCATCCAATGAAATACCGAAGTCGAAAGATTCATTATGAAGAACTTGAATTATCGTTTAAAACGCAAAATACTGAAGGTCTTAATAACAATTTGCTACATCAAAATAACAAAGTAATTCGAAAGGAGAAAATATGTACCAGTATTTATGAAGCTCAGAACTTTTCACAGGAAGATTTTTTGTTTGACACAAGTCCGGAGAAAGACACCAAGTCGAAgccaattaaattaataattgccAATTTGAATGATAACAAATCTTCCCAGTCAGATGTTTTCGAATCTCAATCCGAACACGTGAAATGGGATACTAAAGATAATGATTTAGACAGTTCAAGAAAGGAACAAAATGAGAAGAGGGAATCTGAATTCGAGACTAAAACCAGGAAGAACAATTCcttagattttaatattatgccAAAAGAACAGAAAGATATACCACAAGATCGTTCAAATCAGGAAAAGCCCTTAAAATCATATAGTTCTTCGAAATTGAGCTATGATATTAGGAGACAAATAGACAAATCGATGCAACTGAAGCTCAAAAAAATGATGAGTAAACCAATTAAACTGCTTAATTCGGCGGAAGCTGGGTCAGTTGTAAAATTTCTGGAACCTTTTACAAACAGATTGGGAGTTTCCGAAGAAAATAATCAAAACGCTTCACaaataagtttaaaacaaaattcggAAATGGAAAGAAATCGTATTCATAAAGATTCAGAAGAGTATGGAGTTTTGAGCCACGCTTCAGAAACTTTGAAAGAGTTTCGTAATGCCAAAAATTCGGTTGTTAGTGAAGATAGCATTGACTTTATACCAAGTACttcaaattacattttaagtaCTCCAAGGCTAGGAGAGACCTTTCCAAAAAGACAAAATCCTCATTCCGAAAAGAAAGATCTATCCCAAAAGCCCCTTCGCCTTATAACCAACATGTCCTCATCAAGTGACTACGAGTCAAAATGCCTTCATATGGGGTGTAGGTCTGAAAATGACTCTGATGCTGCATCGGAACCAATTATGACTTATAGAACTACTGAATATGAAGGACTGCCTCCTCTAAACTGGCAAGTAATCTCCATGGGATCAGCTAGACTAAAAGAATCCATTGAGGATTTATCAGAATCAGAAGAAGAATATGTCTGTCCTGTTTACAAGTGCGGAAATCtattaaaatcgaaaacatTTGCTTCCCATTTCGAGCAATTTCATCGCCATAAAACTGCAACAAATGCATTACCTCAAGAGTATTGCCATCGAATAGTGGAGGGATTACCAAAGCAGTTCTTCTTTGATGGCGATCTTCTCACCAAAGGAAACTCTTTTGTGTCTCTTCTTTTGTACAGCAGTTTAAAGAAGGAGTC ATCATTTCCACTTCGAGAATATCCACTGGCCTTGTTAGCTGCTCCAcaaaaggtaaataataaGCATCCTACTGGCATTTTCTTCTGGCTAGTGGGTTATCCCCTGGGCGCAAAGCTTGTCGCCAAGCTCACAGTCTACGATCCTTTAGAACAAGTTGGAAGAAGTAGGATTATAAAGCCACGAGATTTATCCCGGGAACAAGACCCTCGAAGGTTCCATTCCAATTGTAGGGATCATCTGCTTATTACAGTTCCgtataaaaagcaaagaaggTTTCAAATAAGTGTGGTGATTGATGAAAAGTCCGAGTAA